A window of the Gordonia humi genome harbors these coding sequences:
- a CDS encoding acetyl-CoA acetyltransferase, whose product MTMDPRTPILVGGGQINNRDGGVEPVDLIAEAARAAAAEAGTDAILRRIDSIRLVRMLSWRYRDAGLLVGERLGAPVVHTAYTGDGGNCPQTLVSTAAADVLAGRAEAVLVGGAEAWRTRMKLRAAGERPDWTVQGDDVPLAEKAVPDVPMVFDAHKRIGLDRPAYVYPLFEQAYRSSIGRGVAEHLDEVGRLWSSFADVAVDNPYAWTRSAHTAEQISTPSPDNRWISWPYTKLMNSNNMVEQAAAVIVCSVGLATRLGIPRDNWVFIHAGADAHDTYDITARERLDGSAAIRIAGARTLEAAGVGIGDVEHVDVYSCFPSAVQIAARELGLPIDDPTRPLTVTGGLTFAGGPWNDYSTHAIATMATRLRRSPGERGLVTANGGYLTKHAMGLYSTEPPTRSFVHLDVQPEVDACPTVVADTEFVGAARIESYTVPHSRAGEPERAFVAVRTAAGGRALVGTDRPDLLATLIAEDLVGAGVQIGEGGVLVALSDHPDD is encoded by the coding sequence ATGACCATGGACCCGCGTACGCCGATTCTCGTCGGTGGAGGGCAGATCAACAATCGCGACGGAGGGGTCGAGCCCGTCGATCTCATCGCGGAGGCGGCTCGGGCGGCCGCGGCGGAGGCGGGCACGGACGCGATCCTGCGGCGGATCGACTCGATCCGGCTGGTACGGATGCTGTCGTGGCGCTACCGTGACGCGGGACTGCTCGTCGGCGAGCGACTCGGCGCCCCGGTGGTGCACACCGCGTACACGGGCGACGGCGGCAACTGCCCGCAGACCCTCGTGTCGACGGCGGCGGCGGACGTCCTGGCGGGCAGGGCGGAGGCGGTGCTGGTCGGCGGTGCGGAGGCCTGGCGGACCCGCATGAAGCTGCGCGCCGCGGGCGAACGGCCGGACTGGACGGTGCAGGGCGACGACGTGCCGCTCGCCGAGAAGGCCGTGCCCGACGTGCCGATGGTCTTCGACGCGCACAAGCGCATCGGGCTCGATCGCCCGGCGTACGTCTACCCGCTGTTCGAGCAGGCGTATCGGTCCTCCATCGGTCGCGGCGTCGCCGAACACCTCGATGAGGTCGGTCGGCTGTGGTCGAGTTTCGCCGACGTCGCGGTCGACAACCCGTACGCGTGGACCCGGAGCGCGCACACCGCCGAGCAGATCTCGACGCCGAGCCCGGACAACCGGTGGATCAGCTGGCCGTACACCAAGCTGATGAACTCGAACAACATGGTCGAGCAGGCCGCCGCGGTCATCGTCTGTTCGGTGGGTCTGGCGACGCGGCTGGGCATTCCGCGCGACAACTGGGTGTTCATCCACGCGGGCGCCGACGCTCACGACACCTACGACATCACCGCGCGCGAGCGACTGGACGGCAGTGCGGCGATCCGTATCGCGGGTGCTCGCACCCTGGAGGCCGCGGGTGTCGGGATCGGCGACGTCGAGCACGTCGACGTCTACTCGTGCTTTCCGTCCGCGGTGCAGATCGCGGCGCGTGAACTGGGCCTGCCGATCGACGATCCGACCCGTCCGTTGACGGTGACCGGTGGGCTCACCTTCGCCGGCGGGCCGTGGAACGACTACAGCACGCACGCCATCGCGACCATGGCGACGCGGCTCCGGCGGTCTCCGGGGGAGCGGGGGCTGGTCACCGCGAACGGCGGCTACCTCACCAAGCATGCGATGGGGCTCTACAGCACCGAGCCGCCGACCCGCTCGTTCGTGCATCTCGACGTCCAGCCGGAGGTCGATGCGTGCCCGACCGTCGTCGCGGACACCGAGTTCGTGGGCGCCGCCCGGATCGAGTCGTACACGGTGCCGCACAGTCGGGCGGGCGAGCCCGAACGCGCCTTCGTCGCCGTGCGCACCGCGGCCGGTGGGCGTGCGTTGGTCGGTACCGATCGGCCGGACCTGCTCGCGACGCTCATCGCGGAAGACCTGGTCGGAGCGGGTGTGCAGATCGGCGAAGGGGGTGTGCTGGTGGCCCTCTCGGATCATCCGGACGACTGA
- a CDS encoding aldehyde dehydrogenase, which produces MTTTAPSPAPITFDDRPQVFIGGKWVDSTGDEWIDVVDSWSEGVVARVRAATADDIACAVDEARASFDAGVWVNTPIAERADVIDEIGDRLGKRLAELTPIGIAEVGVTAPVSGMTQQMFPGLFHAVANEARNATMVDERTRADGGRSLVVKEPNGVVGVIIPWNGPVGTIAFKVAPALAAGCSVILKTSPEAPLSPSVFADVVGELVAEGRIPEGVVSVLAADREVSETLVTNPEVDHITFTGSTAAGRRIMALAADRVAKVSLELGGKSAAIVLDDADLNSVMQFLPMGGCMQSGQACIALTRVLVSEKRHDEVVAAYQAALGMLPLGNPWEETNFLGPLASARQRDRVENYIEIAKSEGATIVHGGGRGGFDHGFFVEPTIVDNVRADMRIAQEEVFGPVISIITYTDEDDAVAIANDSQYGLSGAVFSADAEHAYEVAKRIRTGTVNINCSVTDFTIPFGGYKQSGLGREGGAEGLEEFFETKTIHLG; this is translated from the coding sequence ATGACAACTACGGCTCCCAGCCCCGCGCCCATCACCTTCGACGATCGTCCCCAGGTGTTCATCGGCGGCAAGTGGGTCGATTCGACCGGCGACGAATGGATCGACGTCGTCGACTCGTGGTCGGAGGGTGTGGTCGCGCGGGTGCGTGCGGCGACCGCCGACGACATCGCGTGCGCGGTCGACGAGGCCCGCGCGTCGTTCGACGCCGGTGTCTGGGTGAACACGCCGATCGCCGAGCGCGCCGACGTGATCGACGAGATCGGCGATCGTCTGGGGAAGCGGCTGGCCGAGCTGACGCCGATCGGCATCGCCGAGGTCGGTGTCACGGCCCCGGTCAGCGGGATGACCCAGCAGATGTTCCCGGGTCTGTTCCACGCGGTCGCGAACGAGGCGCGCAATGCGACGATGGTCGACGAGCGCACCCGCGCCGACGGCGGCCGCTCGCTGGTCGTCAAGGAGCCGAACGGCGTGGTCGGCGTCATCATCCCGTGGAACGGACCGGTCGGAACGATCGCGTTCAAGGTGGCCCCGGCGCTCGCCGCCGGCTGTTCGGTGATCCTGAAGACATCGCCGGAGGCGCCGCTGTCGCCGTCGGTGTTCGCGGACGTCGTCGGGGAACTCGTCGCCGAGGGGCGCATCCCGGAGGGCGTCGTGAGCGTGCTCGCGGCCGACCGCGAGGTGTCCGAGACCCTGGTGACCAACCCGGAGGTCGATCACATCACCTTCACGGGTTCGACGGCGGCCGGTCGTCGCATCATGGCGTTGGCCGCGGACCGCGTCGCGAAGGTGTCGCTGGAACTGGGCGGCAAATCGGCGGCCATCGTCCTGGACGACGCCGATCTGAACTCGGTGATGCAGTTCCTCCCGATGGGCGGCTGCATGCAGTCCGGTCAGGCGTGCATCGCGTTGACTCGCGTGCTGGTCTCGGAGAAGCGGCACGACGAGGTCGTCGCCGCGTACCAGGCGGCGTTGGGGATGCTGCCGCTCGGCAACCCGTGGGAGGAGACGAACTTCCTCGGTCCGCTCGCGTCGGCGCGTCAGCGCGACCGGGTGGAGAACTACATCGAGATCGCGAAGTCCGAGGGGGCGACCATCGTCCACGGCGGCGGCCGCGGCGGCTTCGACCACGGGTTCTTCGTCGAGCCGACGATCGTGGACAACGTCCGGGCCGATATGCGCATCGCCCAGGAGGAGGTGTTCGGACCGGTCATCTCGATCATCACCTACACCGATGAGGACGACGCGGTGGCGATCGCCAACGACTCGCAGTACGGACTGTCAGGAGCGGTCTTCTCCGCCGACGCCGAGCACGCGTACGAGGTCGCCAAGCGCATCCGGACCGGCACCGTGAACATCAACTGCTCGGTCACCGACTTCACCATCCCGTTCGGCGGCTACAAGCAGTCCGGTCTCGGTCGCGAAGGCGGCGCGGAGGGTCTCGAGGAGTTCTTCGAGACCAAGACCATCCACCTGGGCTGA
- a CDS encoding TIGR02611 family protein translates to MLARLGTRYRHLRHNHRYGFVLRYVTIIAGVLVTAVGIIAIPLPGPGWAIVFLGLLILSQELEWAARLRRWVMATLNSFYQRFVDGSPLMQAVLGVASTVVVVAILWLVNAFGIVGGWIGVHSAWLQSPLFG, encoded by the coding sequence ATGCTCGCACGGCTCGGCACCCGGTACCGCCACCTACGACACAACCACCGCTACGGCTTCGTCCTGCGTTATGTGACGATCATCGCGGGCGTTCTCGTCACCGCCGTCGGGATCATCGCGATCCCACTGCCGGGACCCGGATGGGCCATCGTGTTCCTCGGCCTGCTGATCCTGTCGCAGGAACTGGAATGGGCTGCGCGACTGCGCCGCTGGGTGATGGCCACCCTCAACAGCTTCTACCAGAGATTCGTCGACGGCAGCCCGCTGATGCAGGCCGTGCTGGGCGTTGCGAGCACCGTCGTCGTAGTCGCGATCCTATGGCTCGTCAACGCCTTCGGCATCGTCGGCGGATGGATCGGAGTCCACTCCGCCTGGCTGCAGTCCCCACTGTTCGGCTGA
- a CDS encoding SDR family oxidoreductase has translation MGVSPLKFAKAVRDLFWVPPPVPSLRGKTVLITGAASGIGRATASAAARKGARLVLTDLHVEPLDDAVAEIAASGGSVVYHAAGDVSDYDWVASFARAVDAEVGVLDVVMNVAGISAWGTVENLEHRHWRSMVDVNLMGPIHVIECFVPQMVRAGRGGQVVNVSSAAGLLAFPWHAAYSASKFGIRGVSEVLRFDLRRHGIGVSLVCPGGVDTPLVGTVDIVGLNREDPRVVEQIDGFHKIAVTPEKAADAILDGIAKNKFIVYTSFDVRFGYWWARKFAFPYEVVMRIANNRFDHLARISGLGSPAGADRVD, from the coding sequence ATGGGTGTCTCTCCGTTGAAGTTCGCCAAGGCCGTCCGCGATCTGTTCTGGGTTCCGCCGCCGGTGCCGTCGCTGCGCGGGAAGACGGTGTTGATCACCGGAGCCGCGAGCGGCATCGGCCGTGCCACCGCGTCGGCCGCGGCCCGCAAGGGCGCCCGGCTGGTGCTGACCGACCTGCATGTCGAGCCGCTCGACGACGCGGTCGCCGAGATCGCCGCGAGCGGCGGCTCGGTGGTCTACCACGCGGCGGGCGACGTCTCCGACTACGACTGGGTGGCCTCCTTCGCGCGGGCGGTCGACGCCGAGGTCGGCGTGCTGGACGTGGTCATGAACGTCGCGGGGATCTCCGCGTGGGGCACCGTGGAGAACCTCGAACACCGCCACTGGCGATCGATGGTCGACGTCAATCTCATGGGGCCGATCCATGTGATCGAGTGCTTCGTGCCGCAGATGGTGCGGGCCGGTCGCGGCGGTCAGGTGGTCAACGTGTCGTCGGCGGCCGGACTCCTGGCCTTCCCGTGGCATGCGGCATACAGCGCGAGCAAGTTCGGCATCCGCGGTGTCTCCGAAGTGCTCCGGTTCGACCTCCGTCGACACGGGATAGGCGTGTCTCTGGTCTGCCCGGGCGGCGTCGACACTCCGCTCGTGGGCACCGTCGACATCGTCGGGCTGAACCGAGAGGATCCGCGCGTGGTGGAACAGATCGACGGCTTCCACAAGATCGCGGTGACGCCGGAGAAGGCCGCCGACGCGATCCTCGACGGCATCGCGAAGAACAAGTTCATCGTCTACACGTCCTTCGACGTGCGGTTCGGCTACTGGTGGGCTCGCAAGTTCGCGTTCCCGTACGAGGTGGTCATGAGGATCGCCAACAACCGGTTCGATCACCTGGCGCGAATCAGCGGGCTCGGTTCGCCGGCGGGCGCCGACCGGGTCGACTGA
- a CDS encoding TetR family transcriptional regulator, giving the protein MARPSKPLISREAAVLASIEIIDTEGLEAFSLPKLAKHLGVRAPSLYHHFADKNEIFTEIARYIAGTTVATPRRRPGPDWPEFFVALCLNFRQSILRHRNAAPVLLQHMPRDLFVPTYEDTARFMLESGVPIELHVRILDGMETLAIGAVLMEAMRAPSTKSTIFPNVDAASQPILAEALASNELTQKKLFEETVRSFLHGVIRDHM; this is encoded by the coding sequence ATGGCGCGCCCCTCCAAACCCCTCATCAGCCGCGAGGCCGCGGTGCTCGCGTCGATCGAGATCATCGACACCGAGGGACTCGAGGCGTTCAGCCTGCCGAAGCTCGCGAAGCACCTGGGGGTCCGCGCGCCGTCGCTGTACCACCATTTCGCCGACAAGAACGAGATCTTCACGGAGATCGCGCGGTACATCGCGGGCACGACGGTCGCGACGCCGCGGCGCCGTCCGGGGCCGGACTGGCCGGAGTTCTTCGTGGCGCTCTGCCTCAACTTCCGGCAGTCGATCCTGCGCCACCGCAATGCCGCACCGGTGCTCCTGCAGCACATGCCGCGTGATCTGTTCGTCCCGACGTACGAGGACACCGCACGATTCATGCTCGAGTCCGGAGTGCCGATCGAGCTTCACGTCCGCATCCTGGACGGGATGGAGACGCTGGCCATCGGCGCGGTGCTCATGGAGGCGATGCGCGCGCCGAGCACCAAGTCGACGATCTTCCCGAACGTCGACGCGGCGTCGCAGCCGATCCTCGCCGAAGCACTCGCCAGCAATGAGCTGACACAGAAGAAGCTCTTCGAGGAGACCGTCCGCAGTTTCCTGCACGGTGTGATCCGCGACCACATGTGA
- a CDS encoding CobW family GTP-binding protein: protein MTRRPVPVVILAGFLGAGKTTLLNHVLSHADGRRIGVLVNDFGSINVDALLVSGAAGGTLTLENGCMCCTTDADGLGEAVASLSAPRAGLDAILIEASGIAEPSALIRLVLAACGPTASYGGLVYVIDAPALTTTLDEFPAIAGHIAIADLVVCNKADLVDDATLDRVRAIVVEANPTASSLIVTDAAVDPGLLFDEAAHRPVDDGGARQLSFDELLAADHDHDHDDHLHAAFTSTALQTADSVDPRRLARFLERPPTGAYRIKGEVLIDLPGHRDRAHVIQAVGGIVRVSTAPWSGRVPSTSLVVIGAGLDVDEADAALAGVVGAPDPADAHGILHVTRYIAEPSTRSIDDPGSAEQWGLQPGGVDSDPSADDAEGVDEP, encoded by the coding sequence ATGACGCGACGGCCCGTACCGGTGGTGATTCTGGCCGGTTTCCTCGGCGCCGGAAAGACGACGCTTCTCAACCACGTGCTCTCCCACGCCGACGGCCGCCGAATCGGTGTGCTGGTGAACGACTTCGGATCGATCAACGTGGATGCCCTCCTGGTGTCGGGTGCGGCGGGAGGCACGCTCACCCTGGAGAACGGATGCATGTGCTGCACGACCGACGCGGACGGCCTCGGCGAGGCCGTCGCATCGCTGTCCGCTCCACGGGCGGGTCTGGACGCGATCCTGATCGAGGCCAGTGGCATCGCCGAGCCGAGTGCCCTGATCCGACTGGTGCTCGCCGCGTGCGGACCGACCGCGTCGTACGGAGGCCTGGTGTACGTGATCGACGCGCCCGCGCTGACGACGACTCTCGACGAGTTCCCCGCGATCGCCGGGCACATCGCGATCGCCGACCTGGTGGTGTGCAACAAGGCCGACCTCGTCGACGACGCGACTCTCGATCGGGTGCGAGCGATCGTCGTCGAGGCGAATCCCACCGCGTCGTCGCTGATCGTCACCGATGCCGCCGTCGATCCGGGCCTGCTCTTCGACGAGGCGGCGCATCGACCGGTCGACGACGGTGGTGCGCGCCAGCTCAGCTTCGACGAACTGCTCGCGGCCGATCACGATCACGATCACGACGATCATCTGCACGCGGCGTTCACGTCCACGGCGTTGCAGACGGCCGACTCGGTGGATCCGCGGCGGCTGGCCAGATTCCTCGAACGTCCGCCGACCGGCGCGTACCGGATCAAGGGCGAGGTGCTGATCGATCTGCCGGGGCATCGCGACCGCGCCCATGTGATCCAGGCGGTCGGCGGGATCGTGCGTGTGTCGACGGCGCCGTGGTCCGGGCGGGTGCCGTCGACCTCACTCGTGGTGATCGGCGCCGGACTCGACGTCGACGAGGCCGATGCGGCGCTCGCGGGAGTCGTCGGAGCGCCCGATCCCGCCGACGCGCACGGGATCCTGCATGTCACTCGATACATCGCCGAGCCGTCGACTCGATCGATCGACGACCCGGGATCAGCCGAACAGTGGGGACTGCAGCCAGGCGGAGTGGACTCCGATCCATCCGCCGACGATGCCGAAGGCGTTGACGAGCCATAG
- a CDS encoding Lsr2 dimerization domain-containing protein, translating into MAKKTVIKIVDDLDGVELDEYETVKWSLDGKSYEFDTSPQHAEEFRNHVASYIAASRSVGRAPQRRNATTAAARPAANTRVIRQWANENGFTVSDRGRIPADVITAYEAAN; encoded by the coding sequence GTGGCTAAGAAGACTGTAATCAAGATCGTCGACGACCTCGACGGCGTGGAACTCGACGAGTATGAGACCGTGAAGTGGAGTCTGGACGGTAAGAGCTACGAGTTCGACACCTCTCCGCAGCACGCCGAGGAGTTCCGCAACCACGTGGCCTCCTATATCGCCGCCTCGCGTTCGGTCGGCCGCGCACCGCAGCGCCGCAATGCCACAACCGCCGCCGCCCGCCCGGCCGCGAACACCCGCGTCATCCGCCAGTGGGCGAATGAGAACGGTTTCACCGTCAGCGACCGCGGCCGCATTCCGGCCGATGTGATCACCGCTTACGAAGCCGCGAACTGA
- a CDS encoding N-acetylmuramoyl-L-alanine amidase, with protein sequence MNAVRVRRGAVAAASIVATTVLGVGLVQAPSSEAAPLSAGGLSGKTVFLDPGHQGSAAGHDLGKQVADGRGGTKDCQTTGATSVDGKAEHTINWEVSQLVKAALESKGARVVMSRKDDTGWGGCVDERAEAASRSGADVAVSLHADSTSAGADAGKSGFHMIVPTLPLPDRAADAAQSDGGRKASNAMRDAFTKAGFSPANYAGVVNGIQTRSDISAVNLTRVPAVFIEMGNLSNPAESKSLGSPQGATKYAMAITDGITSYVEGKSGPANPTAPVPKPGDDSADGVNPQDQPAPESNSDPDGIDFAGLASVGPLIDKLVAAKSLQDAQKILMTEGQDVSADVLKAILSVVYAVFGGKLPV encoded by the coding sequence ATGAACGCTGTCCGTGTACGCCGTGGCGCCGTAGCCGCGGCATCGATCGTGGCGACCACTGTGCTCGGCGTGGGCCTGGTGCAGGCGCCGTCGTCCGAGGCCGCGCCGTTGAGTGCCGGGGGACTGTCGGGTAAGACGGTCTTCCTCGACCCCGGGCACCAGGGCTCGGCGGCCGGGCACGACCTCGGCAAGCAGGTGGCCGATGGACGCGGCGGGACGAAGGACTGCCAGACCACCGGTGCGACGTCGGTCGACGGTAAAGCCGAGCACACCATCAACTGGGAGGTGTCTCAGCTGGTCAAGGCCGCGCTCGAGAGCAAGGGCGCGCGTGTGGTGATGAGCCGCAAGGACGACACCGGGTGGGGTGGATGCGTCGACGAACGAGCCGAGGCCGCCAGCCGATCGGGCGCCGACGTCGCGGTGAGCCTGCACGCCGACTCCACGAGTGCCGGCGCGGACGCGGGTAAGAGCGGGTTCCACATGATCGTGCCGACGCTTCCGCTGCCGGATCGGGCGGCCGATGCGGCGCAGTCCGACGGCGGACGCAAGGCGTCGAACGCCATGCGCGACGCCTTCACCAAGGCCGGGTTCAGCCCGGCGAACTACGCGGGCGTCGTCAACGGCATCCAGACCCGTTCGGACATCTCGGCGGTCAACTTGACGCGTGTGCCCGCCGTCTTCATCGAGATGGGCAACCTCTCGAACCCGGCCGAGTCGAAGTCCCTCGGGTCGCCGCAGGGCGCGACCAAGTACGCGATGGCGATCACGGACGGCATAACCAGCTACGTCGAGGGCAAGTCGGGTCCGGCGAACCCGACCGCGCCGGTGCCGAAGCCGGGCGACGACTCCGCTGACGGCGTGAACCCCCAGGATCAGCCCGCTCCGGAGTCGAACTCCGATCCCGACGGCATCGACTTCGCCGGTCTGGCATCGGTCGGTCCGTTGATCGACAAGCTGGTCGCCGCCAAGAGCCTGCAGGACGCGCAGAAGATCCTGATGACCGAGGGACAGGACGTGTCGGCGGACGTACTCAAGGCCATCCTGTCCGTGGTCTACGCGGTGTTCGGCGGCAAGCTCCCCGTATAG
- a CDS encoding rhodanese-related sulfurtransferase yields MTTPKIVLFYVFTPLADPEAIRLWQHSVCEALGLRGRIIVSPHGINATVGGDIREVKRYVKATRGYRAFAQADIKWSDGVGDDFPRLTVKVRPEIVTFGAPDEVVVDEDGIVDGGTRLTPDELHELIRRRGEDVVFLDGRNAIEAQIGRFRDAIVPDIETTRDFIPLLAGGELDHLKDKPIVTYCTGGVRCEVLTALMRHRGFTDVYQLDGGIVRYGEKYADRGLWEGSLYVFDKRMSVDFGAPAVIGTCVECGVPTSRVINHPDRQGRDLAVVCEDCVAVGA; encoded by the coding sequence GTGACGACCCCCAAAATCGTTCTCTTCTACGTGTTCACACCGTTGGCGGATCCCGAGGCGATCCGCTTGTGGCAGCACAGCGTGTGCGAGGCACTCGGATTGCGCGGCAGGATCATCGTGTCACCTCACGGCATCAATGCAACAGTAGGCGGTGACATCCGCGAGGTGAAGCGCTATGTGAAAGCCACTCGCGGGTACCGGGCCTTCGCGCAGGCGGACATCAAATGGTCCGACGGCGTCGGCGACGACTTTCCGCGTCTGACCGTCAAAGTCCGACCGGAGATCGTCACCTTCGGGGCGCCCGACGAGGTCGTGGTCGACGAGGACGGGATCGTCGACGGCGGCACCCGGCTGACCCCGGACGAACTTCACGAGTTGATTCGCCGTCGCGGTGAGGACGTCGTATTCCTCGACGGTCGGAATGCGATCGAGGCGCAGATCGGTCGGTTTCGCGATGCGATCGTTCCCGATATCGAAACCACCCGGGATTTCATTCCGCTGCTCGCCGGCGGAGAACTCGATCACCTCAAAGACAAACCGATTGTCACCTATTGCACCGGTGGTGTTCGTTGCGAAGTCCTGACCGCACTGATGCGACATCGCGGATTCACCGACGTGTATCAACTCGATGGCGGGATAGTCCGATATGGCGAGAAGTATGCGGACCGCGGGCTGTGGGAGGGCTCACTCTATGTGTTCGATAAGCGGATGTCGGTCGATTTCGGCGCGCCCGCTGTGATCGGGACGTGCGTCGAGTGCGGTGTCCCGACGTCGCGAGTGATCAACCATCCGGATCGTCAGGGCCGCGACCTCGCCGTCGTCTGCGAGGACTGCGTCGCCGTCGGCGCGTGA
- a CDS encoding nucleosidase gives MERTLIVSATRAEAAHVRPDADLVVTGIGKVKAAMAVTRALERGGYTRVVNIGTAGALHDRHAGLFVPSVVIEHDISAAALAAIGYEAIDRWDLPGGDGTVLATGDTFVTDPVHRAALARRADLVDMEAAAIAQVCAAYSLPLTLVKVVSDQADDSAMDWPRVVDAAARELAEWLAAEEDRILPAT, from the coding sequence GTGGAACGGACGCTCATCGTCTCGGCGACGCGAGCCGAGGCCGCACACGTACGGCCGGACGCCGACCTGGTCGTCACCGGCATCGGCAAGGTCAAGGCCGCGATGGCGGTGACCCGCGCGCTCGAACGCGGCGGCTACACGCGCGTGGTGAATATCGGAACCGCGGGCGCCCTCCACGACCGTCACGCCGGGCTGTTCGTGCCGTCCGTCGTGATCGAGCACGACATCTCGGCGGCCGCGTTGGCCGCGATCGGTTACGAGGCGATCGATCGGTGGGATCTGCCCGGCGGCGACGGGACGGTGCTGGCCACCGGCGACACCTTCGTCACCGATCCGGTCCACCGGGCCGCCCTGGCGCGGCGGGCCGATCTCGTCGACATGGAGGCCGCGGCGATCGCGCAGGTCTGCGCGGCGTACTCGCTGCCCCTGACCCTGGTGAAGGTCGTCAGCGATCAGGCCGACGACTCGGCCATGGACTGGCCGCGGGTGGTCGACGCCGCGGCCCGCGAACTCGCCGAGTGGTTGGCGGCCGAGGAGGATCGGATACTGCCCGCAACCTGA
- a CDS encoding ABC transporter substrate-binding protein/permease: MTVHSTARRRLPASPPPRRWLPLLIAVLLVGVLAACGASSSDDGGGEGLCAPPGLSSASAAPTNLATSAQAPDKFTTDTVTPLDQIDTSDLGLIKPGTIIVGTLGDAPPSICVDSHRQYTGMDNEILRAMAAKLGLKVEFVGTEFSGLLAQVAGKRFDVGSSSITTTEERRQTVDFTNGYDFGYFALAGPVDGKVKTFDDLNAGTRIGVVQGTVQDEFVMNELHLDPVKFPDYATAYANLKSGQIDAWVAPSQQAEGTVQAADGIAVLENTFSLNNFVGYAVSKNDPKLTEALNSALDAVIADGTWSKIYQEWAPRELPAGWKPGSRAAPVPDLPDFKKIAEENAGRAPQAQVTQPKSTLSQLGDTFFNGEAFTKAMPELVKTGLPNTLKIAVTSGIIGTVLGMLLAVAGISRTRWLRWPARVYTDVFRGLPAVVVILMVGLGFGPVVQNLTGGNPFWLGSIALGLLAAAYIGEIFRSGIQSVEPGQMEASRALGFSYRSSMSLVVIPQGVRRVLPALMNQFIVLIKDSSLIYFLGLTVAQRDLFAVGKDFNAGSGNLTPLLAAGLLYLILTVPLTHLVNYIDKRLRTGKA, encoded by the coding sequence ATGACTGTCCACTCCACGGCCCGGCGGCGTCTACCCGCGTCGCCACCGCCACGTCGATGGCTCCCACTGCTGATCGCGGTGCTGCTCGTCGGCGTTCTCGCCGCCTGCGGCGCGTCCTCGTCCGACGATGGCGGCGGCGAGGGTCTGTGCGCCCCGCCCGGCCTCAGCAGCGCCTCGGCCGCACCGACGAATCTGGCCACGAGCGCCCAGGCGCCCGATAAGTTCACCACCGACACGGTGACACCGCTCGATCAGATCGACACCTCCGATCTCGGGCTCATCAAGCCGGGAACGATCATCGTCGGCACCCTCGGCGACGCCCCGCCGAGCATCTGCGTCGACTCGCATCGTCAGTACACCGGTATGGACAACGAGATCCTCCGTGCCATGGCGGCCAAGCTCGGACTGAAGGTGGAGTTCGTCGGCACCGAGTTCTCCGGTCTCCTCGCCCAGGTGGCGGGCAAGCGCTTCGACGTCGGATCGTCGTCGATCACCACCACCGAGGAGCGACGCCAGACCGTCGACTTCACCAACGGCTACGACTTCGGCTACTTCGCGCTCGCCGGTCCGGTCGACGGCAAGGTCAAGACCTTCGACGACCTGAACGCGGGCACCCGCATCGGTGTCGTGCAGGGCACCGTCCAGGACGAGTTCGTGATGAACGAACTGCACCTGGACCCGGTCAAGTTCCCCGATTACGCGACCGCGTACGCGAATCTCAAGTCCGGTCAGATCGACGCATGGGTGGCGCCGAGTCAGCAGGCCGAGGGGACGGTGCAGGCCGCTGACGGCATCGCCGTCCTGGAGAACACGTTCAGCCTGAACAACTTCGTCGGCTACGCGGTGAGTAAGAACGATCCGAAGCTCACCGAGGCGCTCAACAGCGCCCTCGACGCGGTGATCGCCGACGGCACATGGTCGAAGATCTACCAGGAGTGGGCGCCGCGCGAACTCCCCGCCGGATGGAAGCCCGGTTCGCGGGCCGCACCGGTCCCGGATCTCCCCGACTTCAAGAAGATCGCCGAAGAGAACGCGGGCCGGGCCCCGCAGGCTCAGGTGACGCAGCCGAAGAGCACCCTCTCTCAGCTCGGCGACACCTTCTTCAACGGAGAGGCGTTCACGAAGGCGATGCCGGAGCTGGTCAAGACCGGCCTGCCCAACACGCTGAAGATCGCGGTGACCTCCGGGATCATCGGCACCGTGCTCGGCATGCTGCTGGCCGTCGCGGGCATCTCGCGCACCCGCTGGCTGCGCTGGCCCGCCCGCGTCTACACCGACGTCTTCCGTGGTCTGCCCGCCGTCGTGGTGATCCTGATGGTCGGCCTCGGTTTCGGGCCGGTGGTCCAGAATCTGACCGGCGGAAATCCGTTCTGGCTGGGATCCATCGCGTTGGGTCTGCTCGCCGCGGCCTATATCGGCGAGATCTTCCGGTCGGGGATCCAGAGCGTCGAACCCGGACAGATGGAGGCGTCCCGCGCCCTCGGCTTCTCCTACCGGTCGTCGATGTCGCTGGTCGTGATCCCGCAGGGCGTGCGCCGGGTGCTGCCCGCGCTGATGAACCAGTTCATCGTTCTGATCAAGGACTCGTCGCTGATCTACTTCCTCGGGCTCACCGTCGCCCAGCGCGATCTGTTCGCGGTCGGCAAGGACTTCAACGCGGGCAGCGGCAATCTCACTCCGCTGTTGGCCGCCGGTCTGCTGTATCTGATCCTGACGGTTCCGTTGACCCACCTGGTCAACTACATCGACAAGCGCCTGCGCACCGGAAAGGCCTGA